Below is a window of Pocillopora verrucosa isolate sample1 chromosome 6, ASM3666991v2, whole genome shotgun sequence DNA.
ACATCACAATTTCTATTATTTCGCAACGCCAGGAGACAACGATCAGATAAATTATGCTGGTAAATTTGAGCATTGTTCTCCTGAGCGTCATCCCTGAAAACTTGGCTTTATGCCGAAAATTATGCTCACAACCTTTTCATTATgcttaatttgataattttaaataatagcTTTTAAGAACCCTCAAACTTTCTCTCCCAATTCTACCATCTACAGATAAAACTTGCTGGGAATCGAATAAAAGGTTGAAGACCAAAGTTCAAAACACAACATTTTAATCGATCGAATTCCAAAAGTGCAAGCAAGTAAAGCAGACTCTCTGAAGATATTACTCAAGCTACAGAATTTGTCTCTCGTTCTACTGTAATATCATGGAAATTACGCCGACAATACATCCTGCTCGATGCTCTGTCTATAACATTATATCCAAAATTATGCCTTCATAATTTATCTGACTCTACAGGTAATCACAATATTGATAAACTATTATTTTAGAAATGGATTCCGTGTGATCTTTTGCTATTTttgaagaaggaaataaaacaaacagtCACCGAAGAAAAGATTCCAAAACAAGTATGAACTAAGTGAATAACATCGAACCATACTTCAACTTCCTCCTAAGAATCATTCGACATTATCTAATTGTATTATGTGTACATAACGCGTGAATCAAGTACAAATATCCCATGTTAAAATAACCGAGTATGTTTTCGCGTAGGTTATTGTTTCATATACATAGTATGTTTATTTAGAAAAATGGTTATTTTGTGCTGAGAAAAACCTGTTTGATAAGAAGTGCATATGAAATAAAGCAGTTTCATCATAACAACTTAAGAGACGTTTTTAGGGTTTTTAtttcgttgtttgtatttttacgAGCCCGCAAAGTGGTGAAAATACGTCATAACTcttaaaaatactcagcgatattACTCACCAGCACGTTTAATAAGATAAATACATTCACTTTCCTTCCGGTGGACATTCGTGTAACAATTGTTAATATCTGTAATAATAGgttgaaattatattattaCTATTTCTTGGAGTTGAGGGGTTTACCACAACAGTTTAgtatctgaaaatgaaaatatgaagaTGATAACAATCTAACTAAGAATAAAATAATCTTTGTTTGTATGATGATTTTGTCGATACAtagatctttttatttcttcctttaggccctaacatcagtctgcataCTCTTCATGCTGTTCGTAATACATTTCCAATATACGATGTCGGCAAAGAGAATCtgttgaacaatcaaaagcATCTTTcgaattggtgatcatttccttattcttgtgacctcaaaGCCTGGTTTGGAAGTGACgcagtgaggagaaattagatcctggTCACTCTAGTGAAAGGATTAGGCAAAACCTcaaaaacaatcttttttgTCCATAGTTCCTTGGGGTTATCTCATGTTGTCTTTAAACCTTTGTTATATCCTTCCAATTTCGAGTGAAATACCTAGCTTCAATAGCTTcaattgattatttttcaaatcttaAAAGCGTTTGCCAGAGCTCTGAAAGTAAACCGAAATGATGTTTCAAGACAACGTTTATTAAAGTCAGATAAATTGACGGCCAAATGTCTAAACaggaaataattattaaatgcATTTTTTGTAAACAGAACAGTCCTTTGGGTCATCTGACGTCAAACACTCATTATCTTTCACCTCCCCTGAGAAATTTGTGTTTGCAAGAGTTGTGGGAAATCAACACGCCGTCCTGAAAGGAACGGTTGCAGTTGTTTGTGACTACCACAAAGATGTAACATTATCCTTGCTTGTTTTTCAGTCAAAATCTACACATTACAGTTCACTTCAGTCTTCAAAAGTGTTGGAAAATTGCCAAAAGGGAAGTACTTTGTAATTTCCTTTACGTAAAAGGCGCCACTTTGTGGTTTCAACCAAAGctggaggctattgtttatttgtgtGCAAAAGCAGTCAGTTGTGTCATGAGATATAGAACTTCTGCTTTGTAAAGGTATCTTTTTATATCAACAAAGAAGTATACATCTCGGTCTAATTTGATTTAACATATAATTCACAATATTTTGCCGATATCTGATTGGAGAAAACAACCTTATTTCATGTTATTTAACGAGCTTGATCTACGAAAACAGTGGCAATTTCTGAGGGTCAAGAAGACAGGAAGCCAGTGTTTACAGGTGAAAGATGATAGCGTCCAAGAGAAGAACCCTAAAGAAAATGGGAGCTTTTTGCTTCCTTGCTCTATTCACGGCTTCCGCGTTGCTGACGACAAGCAACGAAAACAAGCCTGGCGATTTCGATCTGTACTTTGAGAGCTCCCCTGGAAAGCAGATAGAGCTGACGATGGCAGAAATAGAGGATATCAACCACAGAAATTACATGActgaaagtgttttaaaaacagCAGAAGCAAAAGAATCTGAAAGCAAAAGTACAAAAGAAGATTCACTCGTTAATATTGGACAACAAATAAACCTTTCAACAGGAATAGTAGAGAAAGAGACCAACAGAATTGACAACAATTCAGAAACCACAGAAGCAACAGAAAGACTACTTTCTCCTCAATTCGTATATCTCACACAGACTGAGAAATGTCTTCGATCAAATCTTTCTCACAGCCTGGAATTGTACAACCGTTCGAAATGTCGCTGTGATGTTCTTGTGCTAAGTTATAGAGAAGAATGTAAAGAACCAAGACCGCGTCACTTCACCTACTTGTTTGACAACAGAACCACTTGGGGTACCGGCCGAAACAAGCTTTTTTTCCACGCGAcaaagagaattataaattaCATCTATTACATTTTTCTTGACGACGACATTTCATTGAGGTTCAATCGCCAAGCTACACCTGCCATGAAAAAACTCAGTCCAATCCAAGTTTTCCAA
It encodes the following:
- the LOC131780729 gene encoding uncharacterized protein, whose protein sequence is MIASKRRTLKKMGAFCFLALFTASALLTTSNENKPGDFDLYFESSPGKQIELTMAEIEDINHRNYMTESVLKTAEAKESESKSTKEDSLVNIGQQINLSTGIVEKETNRIDNNSETTEATERLLSPQFVYLTQTEKCLRSNLSHSLELYNRSKCRCDVLVLSYREECKEPRPRHFTYLFDNRTTWGTGRNKLFFHATKRIINYIYYIFLDDDISLRFNRQATPAMKKLSPIQVFQNWLLDYAPAVGLVDYEGRNEGKLVHLRKRNVCGRLQAKNRTVANPTIFFDPLFNAIHAKAVGHIYPLDTRYEKKNWWLTDKYLASAVEMKFRGQALLYFPLTVENGLHRPYPRSFFGTIITWKKFIKRIQKQAPDHYKNHRLFKNFRKNPTLYVRRSWTYCMNITRHQEIIPYAHLEKQQPAKGSRIRRKRFY